In Vagococcus hydrophili, one DNA window encodes the following:
- a CDS encoding ABC transporter permease yields the protein MIVSTIAQGFLWAVLGLGIYLTFRILNFPDLTTEGSFPLGGAVCVTAITHGISPILATFLGVLAGVLAGLATGLLFTKGKIPIILSGILVMSGLNSVILFVMKSPNLSLLNQRKIFDSLNFLNLPPNFDKIIISLIVLVIVIGSMIFFLTTNLGQAYVATGDNEAMAKSFGIHTDCMKILGLMVSNGIIALSGALIAQSEGYADVNKGVGIIVIGLASIILGELLFGNLTLPERLIAIVIGSVLYQLLILIVIKLKFDTTYLKLYSSVILAVCLMIPQFKEKILPKKEIIK from the coding sequence ATGATTGTATCAACGATAGCACAAGGTTTTTTATGGGCAGTACTAGGTTTAGGTATTTACCTTACTTTTAGAATATTGAATTTTCCAGATTTAACAACGGAAGGTAGTTTTCCATTAGGGGGAGCAGTTTGTGTGACAGCCATAACACATGGTATTTCACCGATTTTAGCGACATTTTTAGGCGTTCTAGCAGGCGTTTTAGCCGGATTAGCAACCGGACTGTTATTTACAAAAGGAAAAATCCCTATTATATTATCAGGTATTTTAGTCATGAGTGGTTTAAACTCGGTCATTTTGTTTGTTATGAAATCACCAAATCTTTCACTACTGAATCAACGAAAGATATTTGATAGTTTAAACTTTTTAAATCTACCACCTAATTTTGACAAGATTATCATTTCTTTGATCGTTCTAGTTATTGTAATTGGCAGTATGATCTTTTTCTTAACCACTAATTTAGGTCAAGCATATGTTGCAACAGGGGACAATGAAGCCATGGCAAAATCTTTTGGGATTCACACAGATTGCATGAAAATTTTAGGTTTAATGGTTTCAAATGGAATTATCGCTTTATCAGGTGCCTTAATCGCTCAAAGTGAAGGGTATGCAGATGTGAATAAAGGTGTCGGAATTATAGTTATTGGCTTGGCTTCTATTATCTTAGGAGAATTATTATTTGGTAATTTAACATTACCTGAGCGTTTAATCGCTATTGTGATTGGTAGTGTGCTCTATCAGCTATTAATTTTAATCGTAATTAAACTAAAATTTGACACCACTTACTTGAAACTTTATTCATCGGTTATTTTAGCCGTTTGCTTAATGATTCCTCAGTTTAAAGAAAAAATATTACCGAAAAAGGAGATAATCAAATGA
- the trpX gene encoding tryptophan ABC transporter substrate-binding protein, producing the protein MKNKKLIVTLFALFSFLVISFIKDSQKMEVKKDKADVPVVGVLQFVSHPALDQIYEGLIDELKNQGFEDGKTMKLVFQNGQADQSKLTSMSQHLINEKSDVLVGIATPAAQALANQTAETPIVLGAISDPKSAGLVADNNKPGGNITGVSDQSPVKAQLELVNTLLPNKKKMGVLYSSAEDNSAYQVDKISEIATQEGYEVKKYAVPSTNEITQMMQVMSKEVDFIYLPTDNTMANAMQTIVDVGNQYKIPIIPSVDTMVEQGGLATVGINQHELGVQTGKMVADILKGKTEPKDTPIYTFDSGDTIVNKKQAKLLNIDIPESILDKAIIKGGDDK; encoded by the coding sequence ATGAAAAATAAAAAATTAATCGTCACATTATTCGCGTTATTTAGTTTTCTAGTTATCAGTTTTATAAAAGATAGTCAAAAAATGGAAGTGAAAAAAGATAAAGCAGATGTTCCAGTTGTTGGAGTGCTTCAGTTTGTTAGTCACCCTGCTTTAGACCAAATTTACGAAGGTTTAATTGATGAATTAAAAAATCAAGGCTTTGAAGATGGTAAGACAATGAAGCTTGTTTTTCAAAATGGACAAGCAGATCAAAGTAAATTGACTAGTATGAGCCAACATTTGATTAATGAAAAATCAGATGTTCTCGTGGGGATTGCTACACCAGCTGCTCAAGCTTTAGCCAATCAAACGGCAGAAACACCGATTGTTTTAGGGGCTATTAGTGACCCGAAAAGTGCCGGATTAGTCGCTGATAACAATAAACCAGGAGGCAATATCACGGGGGTGAGTGACCAATCACCTGTTAAAGCTCAGTTAGAATTAGTCAATACACTCCTACCAAATAAGAAAAAAATGGGAGTACTATATTCTTCAGCCGAAGATAATTCAGCGTACCAAGTAGATAAAATTTCAGAAATTGCGACTCAAGAAGGCTACGAAGTGAAAAAATATGCGGTACCTTCGACAAACGAAATCACACAGATGATGCAAGTGATGTCTAAAGAAGTAGATTTTATTTATTTACCAACAGACAATACCATGGCAAACGCGATGCAAACGATTGTAGATGTGGGTAATCAGTATAAAATACCAATCATTCCTTCTGTTGATACGATGGTCGAACAAGGTGGTCTTGCCACAGTCGGTATCAATCAACATGAGTTAGGAGTTCAAACAGGTAAAATGGTTGCTGACATTCTAAAAGGGAAAACAGAGCCTAAAGACACACCAATTTACACATTTGATTCAGGTGACACGATTGTTAATAAAAAACAAGCCAAATTATTAAATATTGACATTCCAGAAAGCATTCTGGATAAAGCGATAATTAAAGGGGGAGACGACAAATGA